The following coding sequences lie in one Isoptericola variabilis 225 genomic window:
- a CDS encoding Lrp/AsnC family transcriptional regulator, whose product MLTAIVLIDTEPDRIPEVANEVTELKGVSEVYSVTGKADLVAMVRVREHDALATVIADGISKVPGVLRTETLIAFRTYSSVDLEQAFALGLD is encoded by the coding sequence ATGCTGACCGCGATCGTGCTCATCGACACCGAACCGGACCGCATCCCCGAGGTCGCGAACGAGGTGACCGAGCTCAAGGGCGTGAGCGAGGTCTACTCCGTCACGGGCAAGGCCGACCTCGTCGCCATGGTGCGCGTCCGCGAGCACGACGCGCTGGCGACCGTCATCGCGGACGGCATCTCCAAGGTCCCGGGCGTGCTGCGCACCGAGACGCTCATCGCGTTCCGCACCTACTCGAGCGTCGACCTCGAGCAGGCGTTCGCCCTCGGCCTGGACTGA
- the trpD gene encoding anthranilate phosphoribosyltransferase, with amino-acid sequence MPSTDATPSAPPAPAVATWPELLTQLVQGQDLTAEQAAWAMDEVMSGEVSPVRLAGFLVGLRAKGVTVTELTALADAMLGHARRLEVEGPSVDIVGTGGDRAHTVNVSTMAAIVLAGAGVRVVKHGNRAASSSSGSADVLEALGIRLDHPPERVAELADEVGITFCFAQVFHPSMRHAGVARKDLGIPTVFNFLGPLTNPAQPRATAVGCADPVMAPKMAGVFAARGTQALVFRGDDGLDELAATGGATVWEVRDGDVTEQRLDAAADLGLQRIRVEDLRGADAVHNAAVARDLLDGAHGAVRETVLLNAAAALVADGRLSGTASGSLVERLQAGLEHAARSVDDGAAADVLRRWAEASSR; translated from the coding sequence GTGCCCAGCACCGACGCCACGCCCTCCGCCCCGCCGGCCCCCGCCGTCGCGACCTGGCCGGAGCTGCTCACGCAGCTCGTGCAGGGCCAGGACCTCACGGCCGAGCAGGCGGCGTGGGCCATGGACGAGGTCATGTCCGGCGAGGTTTCGCCGGTGCGGCTCGCGGGCTTCCTCGTGGGGCTGCGCGCCAAGGGCGTCACGGTCACCGAGCTCACCGCGCTCGCCGACGCGATGCTCGGGCACGCCCGGCGCCTGGAGGTCGAGGGCCCGTCGGTGGACATCGTCGGCACCGGCGGCGACCGCGCGCACACCGTGAACGTCTCCACGATGGCGGCGATCGTGCTCGCCGGCGCCGGCGTGCGCGTCGTCAAGCACGGCAACCGCGCGGCGTCGTCGTCGTCCGGCTCGGCCGACGTCCTCGAGGCGCTCGGGATCCGGCTCGACCACCCGCCGGAGCGGGTCGCCGAGCTCGCCGACGAGGTCGGCATCACCTTCTGCTTCGCGCAGGTGTTCCACCCGTCGATGCGGCACGCCGGCGTCGCGCGCAAGGACCTCGGCATCCCGACGGTGTTCAACTTCCTCGGCCCGCTGACGAACCCGGCCCAGCCGCGCGCGACGGCGGTCGGCTGCGCCGACCCCGTCATGGCGCCGAAGATGGCCGGCGTGTTCGCCGCGCGCGGGACGCAGGCCCTCGTCTTCCGCGGCGACGACGGGCTCGACGAGCTCGCGGCGACGGGCGGCGCGACCGTGTGGGAGGTGCGTGACGGCGACGTCACCGAGCAGCGGCTCGACGCCGCCGCCGACCTGGGGCTGCAGCGCATCCGCGTCGAGGACCTGCGGGGCGCCGACGCGGTGCACAACGCCGCGGTGGCGCGCGACCTGCTCGACGGCGCGCACGGGGCCGTCCGCGAGACGGTCCTGCTCAACGCGGCCGCCGCGCTGGTCGCCGACGGCCGCCTGTCCGGCACCGCGTCGGGATCGCTCGTCGAGCGCCTGCAGGCCGGCCTCGAGCACGCCGCGCGCAGCGTCGACGACGGCGCCGCGGCCGACGTGCTCCGCCGGTGGGCCGAGGCCTCGTCCCGCTGA
- a CDS encoding response regulator transcription factor, with protein sequence MSDHATDRTAQPGPRVLLYSDDRTVREQVRLAVGPRLGAHEPEIAWTEVATPSAVVAAADGKAWDLLVLDGEADKAGGMGLCRQLKNEVYECPPVLVLTARAEDAWLASWSLADAVVSRPLDAFELQKAVSSLLS encoded by the coding sequence ATGTCGGACCACGCGACGGACCGGACGGCGCAGCCCGGTCCCCGTGTCCTGCTCTACAGCGACGACCGGACGGTGCGCGAGCAGGTGCGCCTGGCCGTCGGGCCGCGCCTGGGAGCGCACGAACCCGAGATCGCGTGGACCGAGGTGGCCACGCCGAGCGCCGTGGTCGCCGCGGCCGACGGCAAGGCGTGGGACCTGCTCGTGCTCGACGGCGAGGCCGACAAGGCCGGCGGCATGGGGCTGTGCCGCCAGCTGAAGAACGAGGTGTACGAGTGCCCGCCCGTGCTCGTGCTCACGGCGCGGGCCGAGGACGCGTGGCTCGCGTCGTGGTCGCTCGCCGACGCGGTCGTGTCGCGGCCGCTCGACGCCTTCGAGCTGCAGAAGGCCGTCTCCTCCCTCCTGTCCTGA
- a CDS encoding heme-copper oxidase subunit III — protein MAHVSTATAAAPHAHQHVSVNRPNPVSVGTIVWLASELMFFAGLFAMYFTVRSVMPDAEWAAETEKLNLTFAAINTTVLVLSSVTCQFGVWAAERFQPVRTGSLLQVNRWGMNEWMTLTYLMGAFFIGGQIFEYAELVHHGVTLSSSAYGSVFYLTTGFHGLHVVGGLIAFLFLLGRSFAARNFGHHEATTGIVTSYYWHFVDVVWIALFAVIYLLR, from the coding sequence ATGGCTCACGTGTCGACCGCAACGGCTGCTGCCCCCCATGCCCACCAGCACGTGAGCGTCAACCGTCCGAACCCGGTGTCGGTCGGGACGATCGTGTGGCTCGCGAGCGAGCTGATGTTCTTCGCGGGCCTGTTCGCGATGTACTTCACCGTGCGCTCCGTGATGCCCGACGCCGAGTGGGCCGCGGAGACCGAGAAGCTGAACCTGACGTTCGCCGCGATCAACACCACGGTCCTGGTGCTGTCGTCGGTGACGTGCCAGTTCGGCGTGTGGGCGGCGGAGCGGTTCCAGCCCGTGCGGACGGGCTCGCTGCTGCAGGTCAACCGTTGGGGCATGAACGAGTGGATGACGCTGACCTACCTCATGGGCGCGTTCTTCATCGGCGGGCAGATCTTCGAGTACGCCGAGCTCGTGCACCACGGCGTGACGCTGTCGTCGAGCGCCTACGGCTCGGTCTTCTACCTGACGACGGGCTTCCACGGCCTGCACGTCGTGGGCGGTCTGATCGCGTTCCTGTTCCTGCTCGGCCGCTCGTTCGCCGCCCGGAACTTCGGCCACCACGAGGCGACCACCGGCATCGTCACGTCGTACTACTGGCACTTCGTCGACGTGGTGTGGATCGCGCTCTTCGCCGTCATCTACCTCCTGCGCTGA
- a CDS encoding c-type cytochrome: MKALAARRHHRAAPVVLLLLALLVTGGVYAVLAPSPATADTASTADIETGKKLFQANCATCHGPNAEGTSEVPSLVGVGAAAVDFQVSTGRMPMQMNGPQAQDKPRQMNEEQTAALAAYVASLGPGPAIPTDEQVDPALGDASNGALLFRTNCAMCHNAVGAGGALSEGKWAPALWDVSERNIYQAMVTGPQSMPVFNDANITPEEKRDIIAFLVEQREGSAGGISLGSLGPVSEGVWAWVVGMGLLIGAAVWIGAKSS; the protein is encoded by the coding sequence GTGAAGGCACTCGCCGCCCGCAGGCACCACCGGGCCGCCCCGGTCGTGCTGCTGCTGCTGGCGCTGCTGGTCACGGGCGGCGTCTACGCCGTCCTTGCCCCGAGTCCGGCCACCGCCGACACCGCCAGCACCGCGGACATCGAGACCGGGAAGAAGCTCTTCCAGGCCAACTGCGCCACCTGCCACGGCCCCAACGCCGAGGGCACGTCCGAGGTGCCGTCCCTCGTGGGCGTGGGCGCCGCCGCGGTCGACTTCCAGGTCTCGACCGGCCGCATGCCCATGCAGATGAACGGTCCGCAGGCCCAGGACAAGCCGCGCCAGATGAACGAGGAGCAGACGGCGGCCCTCGCCGCCTACGTCGCCTCGCTCGGCCCGGGCCCGGCGATCCCCACGGACGAGCAGGTCGACCCGGCTCTCGGCGACGCCTCCAACGGCGCCCTGCTTTTCCGCACCAACTGCGCCATGTGCCACAACGCCGTGGGTGCGGGCGGTGCGCTGTCCGAGGGCAAGTGGGCGCCCGCGCTGTGGGACGTCTCGGAGCGCAACATCTACCAGGCCATGGTGACCGGCCCGCAGTCGATGCCGGTCTTCAACGACGCCAACATCACGCCGGAGGAGAAGCGGGACATCATCGCGTTCCTCGTCGAGCAGCGTGAGGGCTCGGCGGGCGGCATCAGCCTCGGCTCCCTCGGTCCCGTGAGCGAGGGCGTCTGGGCCTGGGTCGTCGGCATGGGCCTCCTCATCGGCGCCGCAGTGTGGATCGGAGCGAAGTCCTCGTGA
- a CDS encoding ubiquinol-cytochrome c reductase iron-sulfur subunit, which translates to MSQNVNPKPSQDVTAAGNGTTTHPDRFVDPGLPEHKPRLADIDPKAAKRNERIVVLLFVLSILGTIGTVVAYFAVRPDGTTAGTRLSTVLLGVGMAVSLLGLGFGAVHWAKTLMSNHEHIEERHDSRSSDEVRTVVAQAFKDGYEDSGLPRRGVLKGAVVSALALFPLTIAVPLVSSVGGDWNVGKFRHTLWKTGTRLAYDPSGRPIKAADLTVGSVAHVIPDVDEEMRESHEWITEKSKAVVLLVRLNPQDLKADQSPEGETWSYDGIVAYSKICTHVGCPVALYEQQTHHLLCPCHQSTFDISDGAKVVFGPANRPLPQLPITVDDEGYLVAQDDFAEPIGPSYWERLK; encoded by the coding sequence GTGAGCCAGAACGTCAACCCCAAGCCGTCGCAGGACGTCACCGCGGCGGGCAACGGGACCACGACGCACCCCGACCGGTTCGTCGACCCGGGCCTCCCGGAGCACAAGCCGCGCCTGGCCGACATCGACCCGAAGGCCGCGAAGCGCAACGAGCGCATCGTCGTCCTGCTCTTCGTGCTGTCGATCCTCGGCACGATTGGCACCGTCGTCGCCTACTTCGCCGTGCGCCCCGACGGCACGACCGCGGGCACCCGTCTCTCGACCGTGCTCCTCGGCGTGGGCATGGCCGTCTCCCTGCTCGGCCTCGGGTTCGGGGCCGTGCACTGGGCCAAGACCCTCATGTCGAACCACGAGCACATCGAGGAGCGGCACGACAGCCGCAGCTCCGACGAGGTGCGCACCGTCGTCGCGCAGGCCTTCAAGGACGGCTACGAGGACTCGGGCCTCCCGCGCCGCGGCGTGCTCAAGGGCGCCGTCGTCTCGGCCCTCGCCCTGTTCCCGCTCACCATCGCCGTGCCGCTCGTCTCGAGCGTGGGCGGCGACTGGAACGTCGGCAAATTCCGCCACACCCTCTGGAAGACCGGCACGCGCCTGGCCTACGACCCCTCGGGTCGGCCCATCAAGGCCGCCGACCTCACCGTCGGCTCCGTCGCCCACGTCATCCCCGACGTCGACGAGGAGATGCGCGAGTCGCACGAGTGGATCACCGAGAAGTCGAAGGCCGTCGTCCTCCTGGTCCGGCTCAACCCGCAGGACCTCAAGGCCGACCAGTCGCCCGAGGGCGAGACCTGGTCGTACGACGGCATCGTCGCCTACTCGAAGATCTGCACCCACGTCGGCTGCCCGGTCGCCCTGTACGAGCAGCAGACGCACCACCTGCTGTGCCCGTGCCACCAGTCGACCTTCGACATCTCCGACGGTGCCAAGGTCGTGTTCGGCCCGGCGAACCGGCCGCTGCCCCAGCTGCCGATCACGGTCGACGACGAGGGCTACCTCGTGGCGCAGGACGACTTCGCCGAGCCCATCGGCCCGAGCTACTGGGAGCGCCTGAAGTGA
- a CDS encoding cytochrome bc complex cytochrome b subunit, whose amino-acid sequence MSTTTHSPEATTPIGKAADYLDQRTKVGVLTKQLVRKVFPDHWSFMLGEIALFSFVILILSGFFLTMFFEPSMALTHYHGEGPASMQGQLMSVAFASTLDLSFEVRGGLLMRQIHHWSALVFMAGIVVHMMRVFFTGAFRKPREINWLVGVTMLILGLAAGFTGYSLPDDVLSGNGLRITDGVVKSIPVIGSYMSYFIFGGEFPGEHIIPRLFTLHILVVPALLLALIGLHLFLMVLNKHTQYPGGGRTDRNVVGSPAVPAFATKMGGNFFIIFGVLALMGGTMAINNVWNYGPYDPSPVSAGAQPDWYMLFLEGSLRLMPGQGTEWVIAGYTLSLNVLIPAVVVPGLLFTFLFAYPFIEAKVTGDTREHHVLDRPRNVPVRTGLGVAFLTAFVILAVAGSNDLVATHFDMSLNAITWVLRILFFVGPVFAFWVTKRICLGLQRKDRELVLHGHETGRIVRFANGEYIEVHRPLDEQERWLRVNYEAHRPLEIAPATDARGVRRKGYKVDRLWQRLSRFFFEDRVEPVTPAELAAAHAHGEHDEIEAHHGTPELVSGSGNVERER is encoded by the coding sequence GTGAGCACCACGACCCACTCCCCCGAGGCGACCACACCGATCGGCAAGGCCGCCGACTACCTGGACCAGCGGACCAAGGTCGGGGTCCTGACCAAGCAGCTCGTCCGCAAGGTTTTCCCGGACCACTGGTCGTTCATGCTGGGCGAGATCGCGCTCTTCTCGTTCGTGATCCTGATCCTGTCCGGGTTCTTCCTCACGATGTTCTTCGAGCCGTCGATGGCGCTCACGCACTACCACGGCGAGGGCCCGGCCTCGATGCAGGGCCAGCTCATGTCGGTCGCGTTCGCGTCGACGCTCGACCTGTCGTTCGAGGTGCGCGGCGGTCTGCTCATGCGGCAGATCCACCACTGGTCCGCGCTCGTCTTCATGGCCGGCATCGTCGTCCACATGATGCGCGTGTTCTTCACGGGCGCCTTCCGCAAGCCGCGCGAGATCAACTGGCTCGTCGGCGTGACGATGCTCATCCTCGGTCTGGCCGCCGGCTTCACCGGCTACTCGCTGCCCGACGACGTCCTGTCCGGCAACGGCCTGCGCATCACCGACGGCGTGGTCAAGTCGATCCCCGTGATCGGCTCGTACATGTCGTACTTCATCTTCGGTGGCGAGTTCCCGGGCGAGCACATCATCCCGCGCCTGTTCACGCTGCACATCCTGGTCGTGCCGGCGCTGCTGCTCGCGCTCATCGGCCTGCACCTGTTCCTCATGGTGCTCAACAAGCACACGCAGTACCCGGGCGGCGGCCGCACCGACCGGAACGTCGTCGGCTCCCCCGCGGTCCCGGCGTTCGCCACGAAGATGGGTGGCAACTTCTTCATCATCTTCGGCGTGCTGGCCCTCATGGGCGGCACGATGGCGATCAACAACGTCTGGAACTACGGGCCCTACGACCCCTCGCCGGTCTCCGCCGGCGCCCAGCCCGACTGGTACATGCTGTTCCTCGAGGGATCGCTGCGTCTCATGCCCGGCCAGGGCACCGAGTGGGTCATCGCCGGGTACACGCTCTCGCTGAACGTGCTCATCCCCGCGGTGGTCGTCCCCGGCCTGCTCTTCACGTTCCTGTTCGCCTACCCGTTCATCGAGGCGAAGGTCACGGGCGACACCCGCGAGCACCACGTGCTCGACCGTCCGCGCAACGTCCCGGTCCGTACGGGCCTCGGCGTGGCCTTCCTGACGGCCTTCGTCATCCTGGCCGTCGCGGGCTCGAACGACCTCGTGGCGACGCACTTCGATATGTCCCTCAACGCGATCACGTGGGTGCTGCGGATCCTGTTCTTCGTCGGCCCGGTCTTCGCCTTCTGGGTCACCAAGCGGATCTGCCTGGGCCTGCAGCGCAAGGACCGCGAGCTCGTGCTCCACGGGCACGAGACGGGCCGCATCGTGCGCTTCGCGAACGGCGAGTACATCGAGGTCCACCGCCCGCTCGACGAGCAGGAGCGCTGGCTGCGCGTCAACTACGAGGCGCACCGGCCCCTCGAGATCGCGCCGGCCACGGATGCGCGCGGTGTCCGTCGCAAGGGCTACAAGGTCGACCGTCTGTGGCAGCGCCTGTCGCGGTTCTTCTTCGAGGACCGCGTCGAGCCGGTGACGCCCGCCGAGCTCGCGGCCGCTCACGCCCACGGCGAGCACGACGAGATCGAGGCGCACCACGGCACTCCCGAGCTGGTCTCGGGGTCCGGAAACGTCGAGCGGGAGCGCTGA
- a CDS encoding superoxide dismutase translates to MAVYTLPDLTYDYGALEPHISGKIMELHHSKHHNTYVTGANTALEKLEEARDKGDLASVNLHEKNLAFNLGGHVNHSAFWTNLSPEGGGEPTGEIGAAIDEHFGSFEKFKAHFTAVATGVQGSGWAILAWDSIGQKLVIVQLYDQQGNITLGLTPIVLLDCWEHAYYLDYLNVRPDYIKAWWNIVNWADAEERLQRARTQTAGLIVPA, encoded by the coding sequence ATGGCTGTCTACACGCTCCCTGACCTCACCTACGACTACGGTGCGCTCGAGCCCCACATCTCGGGCAAGATCATGGAGCTGCACCACTCGAAGCACCACAACACGTACGTGACGGGCGCGAACACCGCGCTCGAGAAGCTCGAGGAGGCGCGCGACAAGGGCGACCTCGCCTCGGTCAACCTCCACGAGAAGAACCTCGCGTTCAACCTCGGCGGCCACGTCAACCACTCGGCGTTCTGGACGAACCTCTCCCCCGAGGGCGGCGGCGAGCCGACCGGCGAGATCGGCGCCGCGATCGACGAGCACTTCGGCTCCTTCGAGAAGTTCAAGGCGCACTTCACCGCCGTCGCGACGGGCGTGCAGGGCTCCGGCTGGGCGATCCTCGCGTGGGACTCGATCGGCCAGAAGCTCGTCATCGTCCAGCTGTACGACCAGCAGGGCAACATCACGCTCGGCCTCACGCCCATCGTGCTGCTCGACTGCTGGGAGCACGCCTACTACCTCGACTACCTCAACGTCCGCCCCGACTACATCAAGGCGTGGTGGAACATCGTCAACTGGGCCGACGCCGAGGAGCGCCTCCAGCGGGCCAGGACGCAGACCGCGGGCCTGATCGTCCCCGCCTGA